The following are encoded in a window of Rosa chinensis cultivar Old Blush chromosome 4, RchiOBHm-V2, whole genome shotgun sequence genomic DNA:
- the LOC112200996 gene encoding photosystem I reaction center subunit II, chloroplastic encodes MAMATQATLFTPTASAPWKQSVTSTFMAPKSLTLSTAAPRPMRIAAAEEKTVAPTKEAEAPVGFTPPELDPTTPSPIFGGSTGGLLRKAQEEEFYVITWESPKEQIFEMPTGGAAIMREGPNLLKLARKEQCLALGTRLRSKYKIKYQFYRVFPNGEVQYLHPKDGVYPEKVNPGRQGVGLNFRSIGKNVNPIEVKFTGKQVYDI; translated from the coding sequence ATGGCCATGGCAACTCAAGCGACCCTCTTCACCCCAACCGCCTCAGCACCATGGAAACAGTCAGTCACCTCCACCTTCATGGCCCCAAAGTCACTGACCCTCTCCACCGCAGCGCCAAGACCCATGAGGATCGCAGCTGCTGAAGAGAAAACCGTGGCACCCACAAAGGAGGCCGAAGCTCCGGTTGGCTTCACCCCGCCGGAACTGGACCCAAcaaccccatccccaatcttcgGCGGCAGCACCGGTGGGCTTCTCCGCAAGGCCCAAGAGGAAGAGTTCTACGTGATCACCTGGGAATCACCCAAGGAGCAAATCTTTGAGATGCCAACTGGTGGTGCAGCCATCATGAGGGAAGGACCTAACTTGTTGAAGCTGGCCAGGAAAGAGCAGTGTTTGGCTCTTGGGACAAGACTGAGGTCCAAGTACAAGATCAAGTACCAGTTTTACAGGGTGTTCCCTAATGGTGAGGTTCAGTATTTGCACCCAAAAGATGGAGTGTACCCTGAGAAGGTGAACCCAGGGCGCCAAGGAGTGGGGCTTAACTTCAGGTCCATTGGGAAGAATGTGAACCCAATTGAGGTCAAGTTCACCGGGAAGCAAGTGTATGACATATGA
- the LOC121052707 gene encoding uncharacterized protein LOC121052707 codes for MREFANTMGSLNIVIRISNALRLGSFDPERGSPANAAFPVTLEDPPAYASCFGVCMATCKLSVNDDAYACTHGCASSIKFKVATSSVSDTEKYVNDYVDACYQSCSNNCRHVD; via the exons ATGCGTGAGTTCGCCAACACCATGGGATCGCTAAACATAGTGATCCGGATCTCGAACGCCCTGCGATTGGGTTCGTTCGATCCGGAACGCGGGTCACCGGCAAATGCAGCGTTTCCGGTGACTTTGGAAGATCCTCCAGCATATGCATCATGTTTTGGAGTTTGCATGGCAACCTGCAAGCTTTCGGTCAACGATGATGCCTATGCTTGTACCCATGGTTGCGCTAGCTCTATCAAATTCAAGGTCGCCACATCATCAGTTTCCG ATACTGAGAAGTATGTGAATGATTATGTGGATGCTTGTTATCAGAGTTGCTCTAATAATTGTAGACATGTGGATTAA